One genomic region from Streptomyces sp. Li-HN-5-11 encodes:
- the hemQ gene encoding hydrogen peroxide-dependent heme synthase: MSDDAPTTESGRIPNKGKLAKDINEVIRYTLWSVFKLKDVLPEDRAGYADEVQELFDQLAAKDVTIRGTYDVSGLRADADLMIWWHSETSDQLQEAYNLFRRTKLGRALTPVWSNMALHRPAEFNRSHIPAFLADETPRNYVSVYPFVRSYEWYLLADEDRRRMLADHGKMARGFPDVRANTVASFSLGDYEWILAFEADELHRIVDLMRHLRGSEARRHVREEIPFFTGRRKDIADLVAGLA; encoded by the coding sequence ATGAGTGACGACGCCCCCACCACCGAGTCCGGCAGGATCCCGAACAAGGGCAAGCTGGCCAAGGACATCAACGAGGTCATCCGCTACACCCTGTGGTCCGTCTTCAAGCTGAAGGACGTGCTGCCCGAGGACCGCGCGGGCTACGCCGACGAGGTCCAGGAGCTGTTCGACCAGCTCGCCGCCAAGGACGTGACCATCCGCGGCACGTACGACGTCTCGGGCCTGCGCGCCGACGCCGACCTCATGATCTGGTGGCACTCCGAGACCAGCGACCAGCTGCAGGAGGCGTACAACCTCTTCCGCCGTACGAAGCTGGGCCGCGCCCTCACGCCGGTCTGGTCGAACATGGCGCTGCACCGCCCCGCCGAGTTCAACCGCTCGCACATCCCGGCCTTCCTCGCCGACGAGACGCCGCGCAACTACGTCAGCGTCTACCCCTTCGTACGCTCCTACGAGTGGTACCTGCTGGCCGACGAGGACCGCCGCCGCATGCTCGCCGACCACGGCAAGATGGCCCGCGGCTTCCCGGACGTGCGGGCGAACACCGTCGCCTCCTTCTCGCTCGGCGACTACGAGTGGATCCTCGCCTTCGAGGCCGACGAACTGCACCGCATCGTCGACCTCATGCGCCACCTGCGCGGCTCGGAGGCCCGCAGGCACGTGCGCGAGGAGATCCCGTTCTTCACCGGGCGCCGCAAGGACATCGCGGACCTGGTCGCGGGTCTGGCCTGA
- the hemG gene encoding protoporphyrinogen oxidase gives MSATGTGTGHVVVVGAGIAGLAAAHRLLERGARVTVLEAAARVGGKLLPGEIAGVRVDLGAESMLARRPEAVTLAREVGLADRLQPPATASASIWTRGALRPMPKGHVMGVPGTAAALAGVLSDEGLARIERDAVLPRTEVGDDVAVGEYVAARLGREVVDRLVEPLLGGVYAGDAYRISMRSAVPQLFQVAKTHTSLTDGVREIQARMAANQQTGPVFMGIEGGIGTLPLAVAESVRARGGEILTGAPVTELRREASGGWRVVSADRVLHADAVVVAVPAPAAAGLLRAEAPEAAAELAGVEYASMALVTLAYRRFETALPEGSGFLVPPVDGRTIKASTFASQKWGWIADENPDVVVLRTSVGRYGETKILQRDDAGLVEVSRHDLKAATGLDATPVQTRVIRWSDGLPQYPVGHYARVARIREHVAKLPGLAVCGAQYDGVGIPACIASAYAAVDQIGGDLSAVQELTANPVQSLHGGAGE, from the coding sequence ATGAGCGCAACGGGTACGGGCACGGGGCATGTTGTCGTCGTCGGAGCCGGCATCGCGGGGCTGGCCGCCGCGCACCGGCTGCTGGAACGCGGGGCGCGGGTGACCGTGCTGGAGGCCGCGGCCCGGGTCGGCGGCAAGCTGCTGCCCGGCGAGATCGCGGGCGTGCGCGTCGACCTCGGCGCCGAGTCGATGCTCGCACGCCGGCCCGAGGCGGTGACCCTCGCGCGCGAGGTCGGTCTGGCGGACCGGCTGCAGCCACCGGCCACCGCGAGCGCCTCGATCTGGACCCGCGGCGCCCTGCGGCCCATGCCCAAGGGGCATGTCATGGGCGTCCCCGGCACCGCCGCCGCGCTCGCCGGTGTGCTGTCCGACGAGGGCCTCGCGCGCATCGAGCGGGATGCCGTCCTGCCCCGCACGGAGGTCGGCGACGACGTGGCGGTCGGCGAGTACGTGGCGGCACGCCTGGGCCGCGAGGTCGTGGACCGCCTGGTCGAGCCGCTGCTCGGCGGGGTCTACGCGGGCGACGCGTACCGCATCTCGATGCGCTCGGCGGTCCCGCAGCTCTTCCAGGTCGCGAAGACGCACACCTCACTGACGGACGGCGTCCGCGAGATCCAGGCGAGGATGGCGGCGAACCAGCAGACGGGCCCCGTGTTCATGGGCATCGAGGGCGGCATCGGCACCCTCCCGCTCGCCGTCGCAGAGTCGGTGCGCGCGCGGGGCGGCGAGATCCTCACCGGCGCCCCGGTGACGGAGCTGCGCCGTGAGGCCTCCGGCGGCTGGCGGGTCGTCTCCGCGGACCGCGTCCTGCACGCCGACGCCGTCGTCGTCGCCGTCCCCGCCCCGGCAGCCGCCGGCCTGCTGCGCGCCGAGGCCCCCGAGGCCGCCGCCGAACTCGCCGGCGTCGAGTACGCCTCGATGGCCCTGGTCACCCTGGCCTACCGCCGCTTTGAGACCGCCCTCCCGGAAGGCAGCGGCTTCCTCGTGCCGCCGGTCGACGGCCGCACCATCAAGGCATCCACCTTCGCCTCCCAGAAGTGGGGCTGGATCGCCGACGAGAACCCGGACGTCGTCGTCCTGCGCACGTCCGTCGGCCGGTACGGCGAGACGAAGATCCTTCAGCGCGACGACGCCGGCCTGGTGGAGGTCTCCAGGCACGACCTGAAGGCGGCCACCGGCCTGGACGCCACGCCTGTGCAGACCCGCGTCATCCGCTGGAGCGACGGCCTGCCCCAGTACCCCGTCGGCCATTACGCGCGCGTGGCCCGCATCCGCGAACACGTCGCCAAGCTGCCGGGCCTCGCCGTGTGCGGCGCGCAGTACGACGGTGTCGGCATCCCGGCGTGCATCGCGAGCGCGTACGCGGCCGTGGACCAGATCGGCGGCGACCTGAGCGCTGTGCAGGAGCTCACCGCCAACCCGGTGCAGAGTCTGCATGGCGGAGCGGGAGAATAG
- a CDS encoding GNAT family N-acetyltransferase, translating into MELRPWRQDDAQAVVDATLDPDIQQWNRPGREVTPEDARQRIARRREGWRAERSAIWAVARPGARAMGLIGWGDIDLRGGSAEILYWLLPGGRGGGIMADAVVRLSQWAMDDLGLHRLRLTHSVANPASCRVATKAGFALEGTMRHALLHADGWHDEHLHALVRDDEGMPPT; encoded by the coding sequence GTGGAACTGCGTCCGTGGCGGCAGGACGACGCCCAGGCCGTGGTGGACGCCACCCTCGACCCGGACATCCAGCAGTGGAACCGCCCGGGGCGGGAGGTGACGCCGGAGGACGCGCGGCAAAGGATCGCCCGCCGGCGTGAGGGATGGCGGGCCGAGCGGTCGGCGATCTGGGCCGTCGCGCGGCCCGGGGCGCGGGCCATGGGCCTGATCGGCTGGGGCGACATCGACCTGCGGGGCGGCAGCGCCGAAATCCTCTACTGGCTGCTGCCGGGCGGGCGGGGCGGCGGCATCATGGCCGACGCCGTGGTCCGCCTCAGCCAGTGGGCGATGGACGACCTGGGTCTGCACCGCCTGCGCCTCACCCACTCGGTGGCCAACCCGGCATCCTGCCGGGTCGCGACGAAGGCCGGTTTCGCCCTCGAAGGGACCATGCGGCACGCCCTCCTCCACGCGGACGGATGGCACGACGAACACCTGCACGCACTCGTCCGGGACGACGAGGGCATGCCCCCCACCTGA
- a CDS encoding alpha/beta hydrolase, which produces MRAAAVYAAAGSMVLTALTAAPAGGAARVPGGTSVPRATADMRATSKLRATAELSGTVVAAARARAAGIDFGPCGHARDLPASMECGTVSVPLDYTRPDGRRIALTVSRVRATHKDPRNSKRWVPRQGALVYNPGGPGADGTFFPLVGLLPEWKRVAAAYDLVGYAPRGVGPSAPLSCADPKDFVKAPTPAPAHPSESFKKARIADAKAYAAGCARRAGEALRHYTSLNNACDLDVLRAALGEDRLTFMGASYGTYFGALYATLFPSHVRRMVFDSAVNPEPDRIWYGDNLDQSAAFEGRWADFLEWVARHDDVYRLGRTADQVQRSYDRARTRLAAHPAGGTVGPGQLQGAFLMAGYYDDSWPSRAKALSAYLKGDPKPLVELAAPSREAAAEAENAAAVYTAVECNDAPWPTDFRVWDRDNTRLARVAPFETWENVWTNLPCAYWPAPRQRPLDVRTGPGELPPTLILAAERDAATPYDGALELHRRLAGSVLVTERDSGAHGIAGGPNPCVNAHVDAYLLQGRLPARRAACAPHPEPRPGRATFQESRTRQLREALKGLRGKAGRPAALK; this is translated from the coding sequence ATGAGAGCAGCAGCCGTCTACGCGGCCGCCGGATCCATGGTCCTGACCGCCCTCACCGCCGCCCCGGCCGGAGGGGCGGCTCGGGTCCCCGGCGGCACGTCGGTGCCGCGCGCCACGGCGGACATGCGAGCCACCTCAAAACTGCGAGCCACGGCGGAACTGAGCGGCACCGTGGTGGCCGCCGCGCGCGCCCGGGCGGCGGGCATCGACTTCGGGCCGTGCGGCCACGCGCGGGACCTGCCCGCGAGCATGGAGTGCGGCACGGTGTCCGTGCCCCTCGACTACACGCGCCCCGACGGCCGGCGCATCGCGCTCACCGTCAGCCGGGTGCGGGCCACCCACAAGGACCCGCGCAACAGCAAGCGCTGGGTGCCCCGCCAGGGCGCCCTCGTCTACAACCCGGGCGGTCCTGGCGCCGACGGCACGTTCTTCCCTCTGGTCGGCCTGCTGCCCGAGTGGAAGCGCGTCGCGGCCGCCTACGACCTCGTCGGCTACGCGCCGCGCGGGGTGGGCCCGTCGGCGCCGCTGTCCTGCGCGGACCCCAAGGACTTCGTCAAGGCCCCGACGCCCGCGCCGGCGCACCCCTCGGAGTCGTTCAAGAAGGCGCGCATCGCCGACGCCAAGGCGTACGCGGCCGGCTGCGCCCGGCGCGCCGGCGAGGCGCTGCGCCACTACACCTCCCTCAACAACGCCTGTGACCTGGACGTCCTGCGCGCGGCGCTGGGCGAGGACAGGCTGACGTTCATGGGCGCCTCCTACGGCACCTACTTCGGCGCGCTGTACGCGACGCTGTTCCCCTCGCACGTGCGCCGGATGGTCTTCGACTCGGCGGTGAACCCGGAACCCGACCGGATCTGGTACGGCGACAACCTCGACCAGTCGGCCGCGTTCGAGGGCCGCTGGGCGGACTTCCTGGAGTGGGTGGCCCGGCACGACGACGTGTACCGGCTCGGCCGCACGGCCGACCAGGTGCAGCGCAGCTACGACAGGGCGCGGACGCGGCTCGCCGCGCATCCGGCGGGCGGGACGGTGGGCCCGGGGCAGTTGCAGGGCGCGTTCCTGATGGCCGGGTACTACGACGACTCGTGGCCGAGCAGGGCCAAGGCCCTGTCGGCGTATCTGAAGGGCGATCCGAAGCCGCTGGTCGAGCTGGCCGCGCCGTCCCGCGAGGCGGCCGCCGAGGCGGAGAACGCCGCCGCGGTCTACACGGCCGTGGAGTGCAACGACGCTCCCTGGCCGACGGACTTCCGCGTCTGGGACCGGGACAACACGCGGCTCGCGCGGGTGGCGCCCTTCGAGACCTGGGAGAACGTGTGGACGAACCTGCCGTGCGCCTACTGGCCGGCGCCCCGCCAGCGGCCCCTGGACGTGCGGACCGGACCGGGCGAGCTGCCGCCGACGCTGATCCTGGCCGCCGAGAGGGACGCGGCCACACCGTACGACGGCGCCCTGGAACTGCACCGGCGTCTGGCAGGCTCGGTGCTCGTGACCGAGCGCGACTCCGGCGCCCACGGCATCGCGGGCGGTCCGAACCCGTGCGTCAACGCGCACGTGGACGCCTACCTGCTGCAGGGGCGGCTGCCGGCCCGGCGCGCGGCCTGCGCCCCGCACCCGGAGCCGCGGCCGGGCCGGGCGACCTTCCAGGAGTCCCGGACGCGACAGCTGCGGGAGGCCCTGAAGGGCCTGCGGGGGAAGGCCGGCCGTCCCGCCGCGCTGAAGTGA
- a CDS encoding MFS transporter, whose translation MSRPAPWRRSAVLVALMLAAFTFNTAENLPVGLLELISESLGVSVSVVGLLVTGYGVTVAVASLPLAHAVRAVPRRHVLTGLLAALVVSSLVAALSTSYWLLLVARLLTALAQALFWAVMGPVAVGLFAPEVRGRVVGALSVAGSLALVLGVPVATWLGRRSGWQVAVAVPAALGLLSLVTIAVLLPTSRPQDEPAAYGSSPDARRFWTVLVAGTLSATGAFAGYTYVVKFLGDVSGFSPSTVSVLFVAFGAACLAGVSITGALLDRFPRAALTTAVATQAAGLLGLYAAGAHPVAAVVFLVLMGGALGPVFMTTQNAMLHCAPGRTDIALAANSGSYNAGIAAGAALGGLVLPLAGVRGAFLAGGLLTVAACAVLCGGRPRRSRPDPGQNRRRQQQP comes from the coding sequence ATGTCGCGACCGGCTCCATGGCGCAGGTCGGCGGTGCTCGTCGCGCTGATGCTGGCCGCCTTCACCTTCAACACCGCGGAGAACCTGCCGGTCGGTCTCCTGGAGCTCATCTCCGAAAGCCTTGGGGTCTCGGTCTCCGTGGTCGGCCTCCTGGTCACCGGTTACGGCGTGACGGTGGCCGTCGCGTCGCTGCCGCTCGCCCACGCCGTTCGGGCGGTGCCCCGGCGTCACGTGCTCACGGGACTGCTGGCCGCGCTGGTCGTGTCGAGTCTGGTCGCGGCGCTGTCGACCTCTTACTGGCTGCTCCTGGTGGCGAGGCTGCTGACCGCTCTCGCCCAGGCGCTGTTCTGGGCCGTGATGGGGCCGGTCGCGGTGGGCCTTTTCGCGCCCGAGGTCCGGGGACGTGTCGTCGGAGCGCTGTCCGTGGCCGGTTCGCTCGCCCTGGTCCTCGGTGTCCCCGTCGCGACCTGGCTGGGCCGGCGAAGCGGGTGGCAGGTGGCCGTCGCCGTACCGGCGGCCCTGGGGCTTCTCTCGCTGGTGACGATCGCCGTGCTGCTGCCGACCTCGCGTCCGCAGGACGAGCCCGCCGCCTACGGGAGCAGTCCGGACGCCCGCCGGTTCTGGACGGTGCTGGTGGCCGGGACCCTGTCGGCCACCGGGGCGTTCGCGGGATACACCTATGTCGTGAAGTTCCTGGGCGACGTGAGCGGTTTCTCCCCGAGCACGGTCAGCGTCCTGTTCGTCGCTTTCGGTGCCGCGTGTCTGGCCGGGGTGAGCATCACCGGTGCGCTGCTGGACCGCTTTCCGCGCGCCGCGCTGACCACCGCCGTGGCCACGCAGGCGGCGGGCTTGCTCGGTTTGTACGCGGCCGGCGCCCATCCGGTGGCGGCGGTGGTGTTCCTCGTGCTGATGGGCGGTGCGCTCGGGCCGGTGTTCATGACCACGCAGAACGCGATGCTGCACTGCGCGCCGGGCCGCACGGACATCGCTCTCGCGGCGAACTCCGGTTCCTACAACGCCGGCATCGCGGCGGGTGCGGCACTCGGGGGACTGGTCCTGCCGCTCGCCGGCGTGCGGGGCGCCTTCCTCGCCGGCGGGCTGCTGACCGTCGCGGCCTGCGCGGTGCTGTGCGGCGGGCGGCCGCGGCGCAGCCGGCCCGATCCCGGACAGAACCGCCGCCGGCAACAGCAGCCCTAA
- a CDS encoding DUF4142 domain-containing protein: MRPRPPVKGRGIFSGTGIIITGLAATLAALVFPVWSYVDRPGTPADLLSAQTVATQYGPLSELDRDFITKVRLAGLWELPAGRQAEEKGTTPAVRTAGQHLVQGHTFLDQRVRDVAAKLGLPLPNDPTAQQKQWLATLNAAQGEEYDREFANILRLTYGRVFSLVAEVRASTQNSLVRALADDANTTVLDHIKVLEATGFVDFAALARDLAASGSPSPTDSPVLSGGGTGPGQVIPLTPSGSPTYALPPAESSPPPQSETQTQPETQTQTPAP; the protein is encoded by the coding sequence ATGCGACCCCGACCCCCCGTCAAGGGCCGTGGCATCTTCAGCGGTACCGGGATCATCATCACGGGACTGGCCGCGACCCTGGCGGCGCTGGTCTTCCCCGTCTGGTCGTACGTCGACCGGCCCGGTACCCCGGCGGACCTGCTGAGCGCCCAGACCGTGGCGACGCAGTACGGGCCGCTGTCCGAGCTCGACCGGGACTTCATCACGAAGGTCCGGCTGGCCGGGCTGTGGGAGCTGCCCGCAGGCCGGCAGGCCGAGGAGAAGGGCACCACCCCGGCGGTACGGACGGCCGGGCAGCACCTCGTCCAGGGGCACACCTTCCTCGACCAGCGGGTCCGTGACGTCGCCGCCAAGCTCGGCCTGCCGCTGCCGAACGACCCCACCGCCCAGCAGAAGCAGTGGCTCGCCACCCTGAACGCGGCGCAGGGCGAGGAATACGACCGCGAGTTCGCCAACATCCTGCGGCTCACGTACGGCCGTGTCTTCTCCCTCGTCGCCGAGGTCCGGGCGAGCACCCAGAACTCGCTGGTGCGCGCCCTCGCCGACGACGCGAACACAACCGTGCTGGACCACATCAAGGTCCTCGAGGCCACGGGCTTCGTGGACTTCGCCGCCCTGGCCAGGGACCTGGCCGCGAGCGGCAGCCCGTCGCCCACCGACTCCCCCGTGCTGTCGGGCGGGGGCACCGGCCCGGGTCAGGTCATCCCCCTGACCCCGTCCGGATCCCCGACGTACGCGCTGCCGCCCGCGGAGTCCAGCCCTCCGCCGCAGTCGGAGACACAGACGCAGCCGGAGACACAGACGCAGACGCCGGCCCCCTGA
- a CDS encoding DUF4349 domain-containing protein, giving the protein MRARRSVRPVHALAGLLLAAALALTGCSGAGGDTSSTAGKAHEADSADARGATGSGAQKGAPGSGSDSGSGTASEQKATAPSALATSRIIRTASLTVRVKDVPKALDAARSTTENAGGYVGSETTTRDPEGREQTRIVLRVPVARYDQVLSGLQGTGRLIERTAQAQDVTDQVVDVDSRVRSQRASVARVRDLMDRATKLGDVVTLEGELSRREADLEALLAQQASLKDRTSLATITLSLSETPVTRAAAHDRPGFADALAGGWHAFVTVLRWIALAVGAVLPFAVAGALVAVLWLRVVRPRLPRRTAAATAASAPLTTALGPFPQARRAPRSPAGEHESGGGDGRD; this is encoded by the coding sequence ATGCGCGCACGACGTTCCGTTCGACCTGTTCACGCCCTGGCCGGGCTGCTCCTGGCCGCGGCGCTCGCGCTCACCGGATGCAGCGGTGCGGGCGGCGACACGAGCAGCACGGCCGGCAAGGCCCACGAAGCCGACAGCGCCGACGCCAGGGGCGCCACCGGAAGCGGCGCCCAGAAGGGCGCCCCGGGCAGTGGCAGTGACAGCGGCAGCGGCACGGCCTCGGAACAGAAGGCCACGGCACCCTCCGCGCTCGCCACGAGCCGCATCATCCGCACGGCGTCCCTCACCGTGCGGGTCAAGGACGTGCCCAAGGCCCTCGACGCGGCCCGCAGCACGACCGAGAACGCGGGCGGCTACGTCGGCTCCGAGACGACGACCCGCGACCCGGAGGGCCGCGAGCAGACCCGCATCGTCCTGCGCGTGCCGGTCGCCAGGTACGACCAGGTGCTCAGCGGCCTGCAGGGCACCGGCAGGCTGATCGAGCGCACCGCGCAGGCGCAGGACGTCACCGACCAGGTCGTCGACGTCGACAGCCGCGTCAGGTCGCAGCGCGCCAGCGTGGCCCGGGTCCGCGACCTGATGGACAGGGCCACCAAGCTCGGCGACGTGGTCACCCTGGAGGGCGAGCTGAGCCGCCGCGAGGCCGACCTGGAGGCGTTGCTCGCCCAGCAGGCGTCCCTGAAGGACCGCACCAGCCTGGCCACCATCACCCTGTCGCTGTCCGAGACGCCGGTGACGAGGGCCGCCGCACACGACCGGCCGGGGTTCGCGGACGCGCTTGCGGGCGGCTGGCACGCGTTCGTCACCGTGCTGCGCTGGATCGCTCTGGCCGTCGGTGCGGTGCTCCCGTTCGCCGTCGCCGGCGCGCTGGTCGCGGTCCTGTGGCTGCGGGTCGTACGGCCCCGGCTGCCGCGCCGCACCGCGGCCGCCACCGCCGCGTCCGCGCCCCTGACGACCGCGCTGGGCCCGTTCCCGCAGGCCCGGAGGGCGCCCCGGTCCCCGGCAGGGGAGCACGAGTCCGGCGGCGGGGACGGACGGGACTGA
- a CDS encoding DUF692 domain-containing protein, with product MERLGAGIGWRPEIADAVERMPGVEWVEVVAENVCPGHLPESLLRLRARGVTVVPHGVSLGLGGAERPDEGRLGALAARAEALGAPLVTEHIAFVRAGGPLTASPRLEAGHLLPVPRTRDALDVLCENVRIAQEALPVPLAVENIAALLSWPGEEMTEGQFLYELADRTGVRLLIDVANLHTNHVNRGEDPAKALAELPLEAIAYVHVAGGFERDGVWHDSHAHPVPRPVLGILTDLASRVSPPGVLLERDENFPEPGELERELGAIREAVESGRGADPHASVPGPAAAEAVGPYEDPGLPRQACDTAPARQRLALAQTALLSALVAGTPVPEGFDRVRTGVQARALASKRADVVAKVAPELPAMLGAEYRAAFLGYAQGHPMGGGYRRDAMEFARFLLLAGRPEDARARRELREWWLERSGPAPRSGRPAVRVARAARRVLLRR from the coding sequence ATGGAGCGGCTGGGGGCGGGGATCGGGTGGCGGCCGGAGATCGCGGACGCCGTGGAGCGCATGCCGGGCGTCGAGTGGGTCGAGGTCGTGGCGGAGAACGTGTGCCCGGGGCACCTGCCCGAGTCGCTGCTGCGTCTGCGGGCGCGCGGGGTGACCGTCGTGCCGCACGGCGTCTCGCTCGGTCTCGGCGGGGCCGAGCGGCCCGACGAAGGGCGGCTGGGCGCCCTCGCCGCGCGGGCGGAGGCGCTCGGGGCGCCGCTGGTCACGGAGCACATCGCGTTCGTGCGGGCGGGCGGTCCGCTGACCGCCTCGCCGCGGCTGGAAGCGGGGCACCTGCTGCCCGTGCCGCGTACCCGGGACGCCCTCGACGTGCTGTGCGAGAACGTCCGCATCGCGCAGGAGGCGCTGCCCGTGCCGCTCGCCGTGGAGAACATAGCGGCGCTGCTGTCGTGGCCCGGCGAGGAGATGACCGAGGGGCAGTTCCTGTACGAACTGGCCGACCGGACGGGCGTACGACTGCTGATCGACGTGGCCAACCTGCACACGAACCACGTCAACCGGGGCGAGGACCCGGCCAAGGCGCTCGCCGAGTTGCCTCTCGAAGCCATCGCGTACGTGCATGTGGCGGGTGGGTTCGAGCGGGACGGCGTCTGGCACGACAGCCACGCCCATCCCGTGCCGCGGCCGGTCCTCGGCATTCTGACCGACCTCGCCTCCCGTGTGTCCCCGCCGGGGGTGCTGCTGGAGCGGGACGAGAACTTCCCCGAACCGGGGGAACTGGAGCGGGAGTTGGGGGCGATCCGGGAGGCGGTGGAGTCGGGGCGCGGGGCGGACCCGCACGCGTCCGTTCCGGGACCGGCTGCCGCGGAGGCGGTCGGCCCGTACGAGGACCCAGGTCTCCCGCGGCAGGCGTGCGATACCGCCCCGGCCCGTCAGCGACTGGCGCTCGCGCAGACCGCGCTCCTGTCGGCGCTGGTCGCCGGTACGCCCGTGCCGGAGGGGTTCGACCGGGTGCGGACGGGTGTGCAGGCGCGGGCGCTGGCGTCGAAGCGGGCGGATGTCGTGGCCAAGGTGGCCCCGGAGCTGCCGGCGATGCTCGGAGCGGAGTACCGGGCCGCCTTCCTCGGCTATGCGCAGGGGCACCCGATGGGCGGGGGCTACCGGCGGGACGCGATGGAGTTCGCGCGGTTCCTGCTGCTCGCCGGACGGCCCGAGGACGCGCGGGCCCGGCGGGAGCTGCGCGAGTGGTGGCTGGAGCGGTCCGGGCCGGCGCCGAGGTCCGGCAGGCCGGCGGTGCGGGTGGCCCGGGCGGCGCGGCGGGTGCTGCTGCGCCGGTGA
- a CDS encoding IS4 family transposase: MLTWVYPPGLVDRVVAACGRAEHRRRLLPARLVVYFVLALALFSPAPYLEVMRHLVEGLRGQGLLGEWRIPAKSSLFRARQRLGPEPLRVLFATTAKPMGTEATPGCFWRGLRLLAVDGTCWDVADSPANEAAFGRPGNSRGHDKSCFPQVRMACLIEVGTHLVLDAELAGCRTGEVTLVSRLPRSCDAGQLVLADREFLGVPLWRAFTAGGADLLWRVPANRVLPVERMLRDGSWLSRIHARTDPAHRDPVTVRVVAYQLHGTGRAAEDYRLVTTLLDARRYPARQLAALYHERWEAEAVFAELKTHQRGARTVLSSKTPDGVLQQIWAHLLVHHALRELMVRTAATRGLDADRVSFTETLRSARRSVTLTPGSFSP, encoded by the coding sequence GTGCTGACCTGGGTGTATCCGCCAGGGTTGGTGGATCGTGTGGTGGCCGCTTGTGGTCGTGCTGAGCATCGCAGACGTCTGCTGCCGGCTCGGCTGGTGGTGTACTTCGTGCTCGCACTGGCCCTGTTCTCGCCGGCGCCGTATCTGGAGGTGATGCGGCACCTGGTCGAGGGACTGCGAGGCCAGGGGCTGCTGGGCGAGTGGCGCATCCCGGCGAAGTCGTCACTGTTTCGGGCCCGTCAGCGGCTGGGACCGGAGCCGCTGCGCGTGCTGTTTGCCACGACCGCAAAGCCGATGGGCACCGAGGCCACCCCGGGGTGCTTCTGGCGCGGGCTGCGGCTGCTGGCGGTGGACGGCACCTGCTGGGACGTGGCCGACAGCCCGGCGAATGAGGCCGCCTTCGGCCGTCCCGGAAACAGCCGCGGCCACGACAAGTCCTGCTTTCCCCAGGTGCGGATGGCCTGCCTGATCGAGGTGGGCACCCATCTCGTACTGGACGCGGAGCTGGCCGGCTGCCGCACCGGTGAAGTCACCCTGGTCAGCCGCCTGCCGCGCTCCTGTGACGCCGGTCAGCTCGTCCTGGCCGACCGGGAGTTTTTGGGCGTGCCGCTGTGGCGGGCCTTCACCGCCGGCGGCGCTGATCTGTTGTGGCGGGTGCCCGCCAACCGGGTCCTGCCCGTGGAGCGGATGCTGCGGGACGGATCCTGGCTTTCTCGCATCCACGCCCGCACCGATCCCGCGCACCGTGATCCGGTCACGGTGCGGGTGGTGGCCTACCAGCTGCACGGCACCGGCCGGGCGGCCGAGGACTACCGGCTGGTGACCACCCTGCTCGATGCCCGCCGTTATCCCGCCCGTCAGCTGGCCGCGCTCTACCACGAACGCTGGGAGGCAGAAGCCGTCTTCGCCGAGCTCAAGACCCATCAACGCGGAGCCCGCACCGTGCTGAGCAGCAAGACCCCCGACGGCGTCCTGCAGCAGATCTGGGCGCACCTGCTGGTCCACCACGCGCTGCGCGAGCTGATGGTGAGAACCGCTGCTACCCGGGGGCTGGATGCCGACCGGGTCTCCTTCACCGAAACCCTGCGCTCCGCCCGGCGCAGCGTGACCCTCACGCCGGGCAGTTTTTCCCCCTGA
- a CDS encoding TIGR04222 domain-containing membrane protein, translating into MFWVLLLLLAWAVAGTACIRLCLAAVRAAAVDTDDAGRGHDLTLYEAAFLSGGPARVADVTLVSMARQRRLLLAHTGWATVVDPRGRDEMERSVIGAIGPEGQSRIAPVRAAAATADAVRGLADRLVSAGLAVPDGERTTVAAGVRRVRAAALAVLALGASALLLPGPTGMPRDLVALWFALPLALTLSCLAIARVEIHPYSRWASPAGQRLLGALARRANGTGDDRTYLASVAVRGIRAIGEPDLRAAFAHRDQPWRD; encoded by the coding sequence ATGTTCTGGGTCCTTCTCCTGCTCCTGGCCTGGGCCGTCGCGGGCACGGCGTGCATACGCCTGTGCCTGGCCGCCGTACGCGCGGCGGCCGTCGACACGGACGACGCGGGCCGGGGACACGATCTGACGTTGTACGAGGCCGCGTTCCTTTCGGGCGGCCCCGCACGGGTGGCCGACGTGACCCTGGTGTCCATGGCGCGCCAGCGCCGGCTGCTGCTCGCGCACACCGGCTGGGCGACGGTCGTCGACCCGCGCGGGCGGGACGAGATGGAGCGGTCCGTCATAGGGGCGATCGGCCCGGAGGGGCAGTCCCGGATAGCGCCGGTGCGGGCGGCCGCGGCCACCGCGGACGCGGTGCGCGGCCTCGCCGACCGTCTGGTGAGCGCGGGGCTGGCCGTACCGGACGGGGAGCGGACGACGGTCGCGGCCGGAGTGCGCCGGGTGCGGGCCGCGGCGCTGGCCGTCCTCGCCCTCGGGGCGTCCGCGCTGCTGCTGCCCGGCCCGACCGGGATGCCGCGCGATCTGGTCGCCCTCTGGTTCGCCCTCCCGCTCGCGCTCACCCTGAGCTGCCTCGCCATCGCCCGTGTCGAGATCCACCCGTACTCGCGCTGGGCTTCCCCGGCGGGGCAGCGCCTGCTCGGCGCGCTGGCCCGCCGCGCGAACGGCACCGGTGACGACCGTACGTATCTGGCCTCGGTGGCCGTACGGGGCATCCGCGCGATCGGCGAGCCGGACCTGCGCGCGGCCTTCGCGCACCGCGACCAGCCCTGGCGCGACTGA